One Cyanobacterium sp. T60_A2020_053 genomic window, TCTTCCAAAACCCCGATCACCAATTAGTAATGCCCACCGTGGCCGCCGACATCGCCTTTGGCTTAGTATCGGAAAAATTGAACCCTGCCGAAATAAAAATGAGAGTAAAAGAGGCATTAACCGCCGTTAACCTTTTACCCCTCGAAAGAAGACCAATTTATGCCCTCAGTGGTGGGCAAAAACAACGTATCGCCATTGCGGGCGCCATCGCGCGCCACTGCCAAGTATTGCTATTAGACGAACCCAGCGCCCTCCTCGATCCGGATAGCCAAATCGAATTAGTAGCATTAGTCCAAAAAATTGTCAAAGAAAGAGGGATAACCGCCCTTTGGGTAACGCACCGCCTCGAAGAATTAGCCTACGCTGATGGTTACTTTTTACTGAAAAATGGTCAAGTTGCCCAGCAAGGCAACCCCCAAGACTTAATTGCTAATTTGTCAAAGTAGCTACAGCGACAAAGTTAAATTTTTGTTAAAATTTATGCTTATAAAGAAAA contains:
- a CDS encoding ABC transporter ATP-binding protein yields the protein MKQNGIEIEKLNFSWHSQAPVIQSCSLKVPQGEFWMLLGDNGCGKSTLLRLIAQVLEADEGTIKTEKPLGFVFQNPDHQLVMPTVAADIAFGLVSEKLNPAEIKMRVKEALTAVNLLPLERRPIYALSGGQKQRIAIAGAIARHCQVLLLDEPSALLDPDSQIELVALVQKIVKERGITALWVTHRLEELAYADGYFLLKNGQVAQQGNPQDLIANLSK